One window from the genome of Hydractinia symbiolongicarpus strain clone_291-10 chromosome 1, HSymV2.1, whole genome shotgun sequence encodes:
- the LOC130622187 gene encoding oocyte zinc finger protein XlCOF26-like: MSEATVADDAPPELAEMSKIGSERWKALDDASRKEWNKKGQKKREEDDCGQTESLICAKCKKTFTRQKEFNYHSKNCVLCTCDICQKEFSNKISLRKHRKIHDNIITCALCEKSFSSQQALKRHTHSVHETQTYTCDVCTKKFSTHGNLKRHEKIHSK; this comes from the exons ATGAGTGAAGCGACTGTTGCGGATGATGCCCCGCCAGAACTGGCAGAGATGAGTAAAATTGGATCAGAAAGATGGAAGGCACTTGACGATGCTTCGAGAAAG GAATGGAACAAGAAAGGGCAAAAGAAGCGAGAAGAAGATGACTGTGGTCAAACTGAGTCGTTGATTTGCGCAAAATGCAAGAAAACCTTCACGCGACAGAAGGAGTTTAACTATCACAGCAAGAATTGCGTACTATGTACTTGCGatatttgtcaaaaggaattcaGCAACAAAATTTCTTTGAGAAAGCACAGGAAGATTCACGATAACATAATCACGTGCGCTCTATGTGAAAAGTCGTTCTCTTCACAACAAGCATTGAAGAGACATACCCATTCAGTACATGAAACACAAACTTATACATGTGATGTTTGTACCAAAAAATTCTCGACTCATGGAAATCTGAAACGTCATGAGAAAATACATTCTaagtaa
- the LOC130648460 gene encoding uncharacterized protein LOC130648460: MLTSFDIFQATMNSKMKMKCNPSQRFKNTDCPFSLVLKYKKEEGDNNCLLEMEWTHNHPVNSLQSLSFKDIKPDVVAEITQLYERGFTPGLSYQEIWTKTKKSYESEVAFHKFISDRSVFPRRTDYNYLYTEYHRKKYGTQNTSTMFEKLNTLVEQETLKDSDISIKAQKFDAEQNDPFILVIITPLMKRVHEKIRSSGELVFLDSSGGMEECNLRVFLMVTHSFVGALPLGIIVTSDETTDTITRALEIFSATLPDVAFYDKGPLNGPGVIMTDNCDELKDALHAVWPKSRLLLCIFHLMQQVWRWLFDKKHGISQHDRPVIMAKFRKVVYAELETEMEEVYDELLDSFGPKYPQLTSYLENVYDMRERWCLCYRRKMTIRGNNTNNFVEAQFLVLKDNILNRTKEININGLFEKLTKDFNDHYKSKSSLSWHLQMLRMSISLNTRLFIINQ, from the exons atgttaacatcTTTTGACATATTTCAAGCGACAATGAACAGtaaaatgaagatgaaatgtaaTCCCAGTCAGAGATTCAAAAACACTGATTGTCCCTTCAGCTTGGTGCTGaagtataaaaaagaagaaggtgATAACAATTGTTTGCTAGAAATGGAATGGACTCATAATCACCCAGTAAATTCTCTACAGTCATTATCCTTTAAGGATATCAAGCCAGATGTTGTGGCTGAAATTACTCAGCTATATGAAAGAGGCTTCACTCCTGGGTTATCTTATCAAGAGATTTGGACCAAAACTAAAAAGTCGTATGAAAGTGAAGTAGCTTTTCACAAGTTCATCTCTGACCGATCAGTGTTTCCCAGACGCACAGattataattatttatatacAGAATATCATCGAAAAAAATATGGAACACAAAACACAAGTACAATGTTTGAAAAGTTGAATA ctTTGGTTGAGCAAGAAACTCTCAAAGATTCGGATATTTCAATAAAAGCTCAGAAATTTGATGCTGAACAGAATGATCCCTTTATCCTGGTAATCATTACTCCACTTATGAAAAGAGTACACGAGAAG ATCAGAAGTTCTGGAGAACTAGTATTTCTTGATTCAAGTGGTGGTATGGAAGAATGCAATCTCCGAGTATTCCTCATGGTAACACACTCTTTTGTTGGAGCACTGCCTCTTGGAATCATTGTCACTAGTGATGAAACAACAGACACAATAACAAGAGCATTAGAAATCTTTTCAGCAACACTGCCTG atGTTGCCTTTTATGATAAAGGACCATTGAATGGACCCGGTGTCATTATGACCGACAACTGTGATGAGTTGAAAGACGCTTTACATGCTGTTTGGCCGAAGTCACGCTTATTGTTATGTATTTTTCACCTAATGCAGCAAGTATGGAGGTGGCTTTTCGATAAAAAACATGGGATATCACAACATGATAGACCAG TTATTATGGCAAAATTCAGAAAAGTAGTTTATGCTGAACTTGAAACCGAGATGGAAGAAGTGTACGATGAACTTCTAGATAGTTTTGGACCGAAGTATCCCCAATTGACGTCATATTTGGAAAACGTTTATGATATGAGAGAAAGGTGGTGTTTGTGCTATCGAAGAAAAATGACCATAAGAGGAAACaatacaaataattttgtgGAAGCTCAATTTTTGGTGTTGAAAGATAACATTTTAAACAGAACAAAGGAg ATAAATATAAATGGTTTGTTCGAGAAGCTTACAAAAGATTTCAATGATCATTACAAGTCTAAGTCATCATTATCCTGGCACCTTCAAATGTTGAGAATGTCTATTTCATTAAATACAAGATTGTTTATTATCAATCagtaa